Below is a window of Humulus lupulus chromosome 9, drHumLupu1.1, whole genome shotgun sequence DNA.
aaatTAATTGTAAAATTATTAGCATTGATTTTAATAAGGTGGTCAACTTtcctttatataatttttttttgtagcacttaaattataaaagataataatTATAGCGTTTTTTTTACAAAACAATTATAACGTTTTCTTTAGAGCATATATTAGTTAAATTTGTGACAATGATAAAATCATTAAAAGGTTGTTACATATCTAACATGCgtaattaattgtaattatttaaaaagctaaaaaaattaattattaagaaAATTAAGTACCTTTTGATAATCCCACTAAATTCAAGAACCAACTATAAGTAAACCCTTCACaatatttttcctaaaaaaaaaaatcttcactATATCAACTGTTCTTGTAATTTATGGTGTAGAGGAGAGGAGAGTTGTTAAGGCTTGATGTACACCGGTAAAGTTAGCAATAATAatttacttttttaaaaaaagaataataataatttactTTTAGAACTCTTACACTTTCACTATAGGGTACATAGTATTTAATTATTAgggttctctttttttttttttgaataaatgattcctgaattttttttgttgtttggtAATTTAGCCCCTAAATTTTTTGGTTGACAATTAAGTCCTTTAAGTAAAAAAAAAGTAGCAATCAAAtctttttagttttctttcaaaagaaactttttaattaattttttaatgaaattttaattttttatggaAAATTTTGGAATATATCTATACATTATACATCTTCAAATATTTTAGACATCATATTGTATAGACAAAtctatacaaatattcaaaactaagaattttgtgaagaaaaaaaagtaaACAATAAAGACTTAATTATAGTACTACTATTATCAGAACTAAAGACTTCactgttataaaaaaaaattaataataaactcAAGAACTGAATCCCTAATGtcaatatcaaaaaaaaaaagacaaaattcATTGGGCATCTTATTATGAGAATAACTATTGGCTTTATTTATGAGACATAATACATCATACTATTATTAATGATTATAATTACTATATTTTGATTTCAATGTATGTAAGTATCATTATGTCTCTATGACTACGTatgtgtagtttttttttttttgaaaaggtATGTGTATGAGTTGTCTTTGATTgatttttagaataattttttttcctaTAAACCGCGTCAGCGACTCGGTCAGACTCATAACTCattcattttcattcattctaGTTCGATTCCCAGCCGACAATGCTTTATTATTTCATTAATTCTCTTATTTCTCCACATACCATACctttataaatcattttttatacaacaaaaattaattaatacagTTCGAATTTAGGACTTTCCACGTTCCAAACATAAAATGCTACTGCTATTTTCACTTTTCCTTTTTTGGAAATATTTTTAACTCTAAAAGCAAGTTTGAGATGAGGTTTGTGTTTACGGGACTAGAGTTACATAGAATTTAGATTAGAAGAATGTGTAAATtaagtatttaaaaatattaagattactcataaattaaactaaataacacacttaaaaatataaactcacacattattaaaaataaatttaccaaacttATATTAGATTTGACATTCTCACCTAACTAAACCACGTACAGAAAGCCCCCTAAAtaacattatttttaaaaattgataGACCACAACACAAATTGTAATAAAATTGTCCTTTATTGAATTTTATACTCACAAGTGGACTGGATTCCCTACCTAAATTTTGTTTGACAAAATGTCTCATAAAAATGGCAACTTTTAATAATGAAATTAATGGAGTTAGTTAGAGATGTATAATTCTAAGATAAAATTAATTGGCTTATAAAGATATCAAAACTAAATAATAATATCCTTCAGTATCATAGAATGAGTAACCTAATCCATACtttaatttttaacaataaaaaaaGTTTGCATTATACACTCATTTTCACTTGTATCATACCTAAAATAAAAAtgaactaaaataataaaaaattaaaaaaaaaaagaagataaaaGTGTGAGAAATTCAGTGAAGAAGCATGACTACTTGCTATTATTGGGGCATGATGAGGGTTGTGGTGGTGACGTTGACGAAGGAGACGAAGATTTTCGCTTTTTGAACCTACAAAGAAAGATGAAACCCGATGCCACTAACAGTACCACACCTGTAATCCCACACACCACGCTCGCCAACACAAGCACGTGCCTCACGTGATCTCCTCCGCCGCTACCACCACCGCGGCCACCTCGGATCCCGCCGTTGCTCCACCACGACGTGTCGTTCGAGTTCATAGCCTTCGGCAATGCAACATCGGAAGACGCCGATGACGACGACGAAGACGGCCTCGAACCGCCACCCGATCCTCCTTCGAAGAACGTCACCATATCCGGCGATTTCTTCCCCGGCGGCGGCGAATCCTGGTACTCCAATCCGTGTTCCGACGGCCTCAGCTCCCGTCCGAAAGACTCTCCGGCCATAATCACGATGATGATCGTGCAAACGGCAACGATCACCGGTCGAGAAGACGGTGACGCCATTGATATTCTCTTCTCTCCTCCCTTattcccctttctctctctagctggTAACTACTCTGGTATTGCTTTCTctctctttgatttttttgttAAGCAGTGGAGATTAGTGAGTGTGGGGGCCTTTTTATATATGAGCTTAATGAATGGGATTTAAATGGATAAAGCTCAGAAAACGGTGT
It encodes the following:
- the LOC133801239 gene encoding uncharacterized protein LOC133801239; translation: MASPSSRPVIVAVCTIIIVIMAGESFGRELRPSEHGLEYQDSPPPGKKSPDMVTFFEGGSGGGSRPSSSSSSASSDVALPKAMNSNDTSWWSNGGIRGGRGGGSGGGDHVRHVLVLASVVCGITGVVLLVASGFIFLCRFKKRKSSSPSSTSPPQPSSCPNNSK